From Acidianus brierleyi:
TCTTTTACTTTAGAAAGTATACTCTCCATTTTTTCTATGTCTTTCTCGTCAGCTCTCAGTGAAGCTAATCTTGCAGCTAATCCTTCTAAAGGTATTCTTAATTCGTATAACATTCTTGCCTCTTCTGCAGTAATGTAAACTACTGAATATGATTTGTTATCCTTTTTTATTATTCCTTCAGACAATAACATTCTTAGTGCTTCTCTTACTGGCGTTCTACTCATGTTAAGATCTTTACATAATTGGTCTTCAGTTAGTCTTTGCCCTTGTCTGTATTTTCCTTTAACAATGCTATTGAGGATTTCGTTATAGGCGTTTTCTGTCAGATTATTCATTACTAATGATTTTTAATCATGCTTTATTAATTTATCTTCTAAATCACTAAAATGTAGAATTCTAATTTTATTTATATAAGGATATTTGACTAGTGCTTCCTCGTTGATTTCTACATTTTCTGGAGGTTTTACATATCCGTTTTTAAAAACGGGAACTGAGAAAAGATCTTCAGGAAAGTCTGCTATTGGATATTCAACTATCTCCATTTCCCTAGCTAGAGCTAAATTAAGTACGTAAATTAGAGAAACTGGAGATCTATCTGGACGATCATGAGGTGCTACTTTAACGTTATATGAAGACGCTAGTTCAAGAATTTTTAAAAATTTGCTTACTCCGCCTATTTTTGCTATGTCTGGCTGGAGATAAGAAATTCCTGATTCTAAAAGTTTCTTAAAACCGTATACTGTATATTCATTTTCTCCTGCAGCTATGGGTACTGGAGAAACTTTTGTTAATTTTTCTAGAGATGAATAATCGTTAGGTGGCCATAAAGGTTCTTCTATCCATTCTATTTCATATTTAGAAATTTTTTCTGAAAAATCTTTAGCCTTATTTAGATCGAAAGGAGAATTAAGATCTATAGCTATCTTTAATTCCTTGTATTTCTCTCTAATTTTCTTTACAGTTTCAAGAATTGTAGATGGAGACTGATGAAGTTTAATAAAATCAAAACCTTTTTCTTTAGATATTTCTACCGCCTTTATTACGTCTTCAATTTTAGAGAACCTTGGAAAACTGCCGTAGACTTTTACTACACTTTTGCTTTTACCTCCAAAAAGTTCTGCAAGTGGAACCTTCATTCTCCTGCTTTTCAACCCCCATAACGCCATTTCCACTGAGCTAATTGCTCCTGTTACAACTCCGCAATTTCCTGCACTGAACATTATCTTTTCGAGTAAGTTTTCCAATTCGTAAGGAGAATTGATTTCATTCTCTTCAAGAAACGGTTTTATCAGTTCACTTATTACTGAGGAGTATGCCCCTATTATACCGCTCCCAGCAACTAATGTTTCTCCCCAACCGAATTCTCCATCTTCAACTTTTACATATAATTGAACTGCCCACTGGTCTATCCAATCAGAAGGTGGATTTGTAATAAAAGGTATGGATAAAGAAAAAACGTTTACTTTCATTTTTATGCACTTATATATAGTTTAATTGGAGAGAATTCGTCGTGCTGTAGAACCTCAGCTCTTGTTAATCTTCCATTTAGAACTCTAAGCATATATTGGTATACTCTTTCTCCAGCTTCCTCTAGGGATATCTTTAAATCCAATAAATCTGAAACGTCGACGTCAATGTGTTCAGCCATCTGAGCTGCAGTCTTAGGATTAGCAGTTATCTTTATTACTGGGATAATAGGGTTTCCTACTATGTTACCTTGACCAGTAGTAAATAAGTGAACTACGGAACCCTTAGCTGCAAAGAGCGTTACTGCTTCTGCCGCTGCTGAAGACGTATTAACGAAGCATAAAGTTCCTTCCTTGCCTTTATTTAAAGGATCTAGATAATCAAGAACGCAATTGACTTTCCTATGTCCTAATTTTTGAATATTTCCTAAAGCTTTCTCTTCAATAGTTGAGAGTCCTCCTTTTATGTTACCTTGAGTAGGCTGAGAGCCTAACAAATCTGCACCTTCTCTCTCTATTGTGTTATCATAGTCTTTAAAAATCTTCATGAATTTCTCTCTTAATACGTCATTAGCCATTTTTTCTGCAACTATATCTTCGGCTCCAGTAAGTTCTGAAGTTTCACCGAACATTACAGTAGCACCTTGGTCTACCATTTTATCTACAACAACACCTACTGATGGATTTGAAGCTAATCCTGAAGTTGTATCAGATTCTCCGCATTTAATGCTCATGACTATTGACGATATGTCTACCTCAGTTCTATGTTTTTCACTTGCGTCTTGAACCATCTCTAAAGCTTTTCTTGATGCCTTTTCTATTGTTCTTAAGTCTCCATTTCCTTCAATAGGAAATACTTCTACTGGCTTTCCAGTCTTTGCAATCTCATCTGCTACCTTGTTTGCCCAATTTTCCTCTATACCTATTACTATTGCTCCTGCAACGTTTGGATTAGCTCCAGTTCCAGAAAGTATATGGAAGAATAGATCCAGGTCTCTGCCGAACTGTAATCTACCGTACGGATGAGGAATGACAGTAGTTCCTCTTATCAACTTTGAGACTCCTATTGCTGCGGAGTTTGATAAGTCGTCTAAAGGTAAAATAAGTACGTGATTCCTTACTCCTACTGCCCCGTTTTCTCTAACGTATCCTTTTATTGTGTTCATTTACCCCACCTCAAGGATTTTATATTATGAACATGTACATGTTCTCCTTTTATTATATCTTTAGTTGCTTCCCCTATGGCTCTTCCGTATTTAAGAACTTTATCGCCTTTCTTTATATCTCTTAGAGCTATTTTGTGACCAAGAGGAATGTCTTCTTCGCTTTTAACTAAAATATAAGACGACGGATTCTCTAAATATGCGCATATTACTTCTTCTCCTTTCCTTACGTCAGTAGTAGCTACGCAGACGTCGTCATTTTTAGAGTGAATTAAACCTTTTGGCATAATTATGAATATGATCACTACTTAATATATTTTTATTATATATCTTATGGTATACATTAGAATCTTACTAGATAAGTTATACACTTAATATTTAATGATTTACATAGAAATAAAATTTTAAGAAAATGTATTTATATGAGATAATTATAATTTACTATAATTTAAGTAAAAAGTCTTAGACTAATATCGATATTTTATTCCATAAACTCATTTTCAAAATTTTATAAATATATATAAGAATCAAATACAAAAAATAGATATACCAGATTGTATACTATAGTGTATTAGAGAATATGGATTGGGAAACCTTAAAGGAAAAGCTATTTTCCGAAATGAACTCAATGAAATCAAAACCATTTCACTATAGGATGTTATTGCTGACGGGAGGAGGAATATTCGTTGATGGTTATAATATAATAAT
This genomic window contains:
- a CDS encoding UxaA family hydrolase, which produces MPKGLIHSKNDDVCVATTDVRKGEEVICAYLENPSSYILVKSEEDIPLGHKIALRDIKKGDKVLKYGRAIGEATKDIIKGEHVHVHNIKSLRWGK
- a CDS encoding UxaA family hydrolase, whose amino-acid sequence is MNTIKGYVRENGAVGVRNHVLILPLDDLSNSAAIGVSKLIRGTTVIPHPYGRLQFGRDLDLFFHILSGTGANPNVAGAIVIGIEENWANKVADEIAKTGKPVEVFPIEGNGDLRTIEKASRKALEMVQDASEKHRTEVDISSIVMSIKCGESDTTSGLASNPSVGVVVDKMVDQGATVMFGETSELTGAEDIVAEKMANDVLREKFMKIFKDYDNTIEREGADLLGSQPTQGNIKGGLSTIEEKALGNIQKLGHRKVNCVLDYLDPLNKGKEGTLCFVNTSSAAAEAVTLFAAKGSVVHLFTTGQGNIVGNPIIPVIKITANPKTAAQMAEHIDVDVSDLLDLKISLEEAGERVYQYMLRVLNGRLTRAEVLQHDEFSPIKLYISA
- a CDS encoding mandelate racemase/muconate lactonizing enzyme family protein; the encoded protein is MKVNVFSLSIPFITNPPSDWIDQWAVQLYVKVEDGEFGWGETLVAGSGIIGAYSSVISELIKPFLEENEINSPYELENLLEKIMFSAGNCGVVTGAISSVEMALWGLKSRRMKVPLAELFGGKSKSVVKVYGSFPRFSKIEDVIKAVEISKEKGFDFIKLHQSPSTILETVKKIREKYKELKIAIDLNSPFDLNKAKDFSEKISKYEIEWIEEPLWPPNDYSSLEKLTKVSPVPIAAGENEYTVYGFKKLLESGISYLQPDIAKIGGVSKFLKILELASSYNVKVAPHDRPDRSPVSLIYVLNLALAREMEIVEYPIADFPEDLFSVPVFKNGYVKPPENVEINEEALVKYPYINKIRILHFSDLEDKLIKHD
- a CDS encoding GntR family transcriptional regulator codes for the protein MNNLTENAYNEILNSIVKGKYRQGQRLTEDQLCKDLNMSRTPVREALRMLLSEGIIKKDNKSYSVVYITAEEARMLYELRIPLEGLAARLASLRADEKDIEKMESILSKVKEETAKENPDALVLADLNGAFHEAIADATKNTYLRSCLIDIRVKLKIVRTSLFTSFERRRDEYNEHYLIFTAIKEKNPEKAENLMTEHEKKVLDFLEKRVFMYMS